In one window of Nanoarchaeota archaeon DNA:
- a CDS encoding TIGR00269 family protein, whose protein sequence is MHCSYCSKPAVIYRRYEGRALCRRHFIHSFERIVKRTIRENRLIDKKKHIAVGLSGGKDSCALLYILHSITKDRPNIKLSAILINEGIKGYRTEKHAKAICKKFKVPLHIAYFKKEWGKTLDELMKREKKNNASDNLKACTYCGTMRRFLINKTAREIGADTVAIGHNLDDEAQAIMANYIRGDLLRGVRLGANAFSIQDSRFIPRIKPLREVLEKEVAVYAILKGFNADFGECPYAEQSFRWDVRNILNNLETKYPGTKYSVLRTFDRIKPALEATTKTTAGIGTCKICGEPASNDVCKVCELIARA, encoded by the coding sequence ATGCATTGTTCATATTGCTCAAAGCCCGCCGTTATTTACCGGCGATACGAAGGCCGCGCGCTTTGCCGCCGTCATTTTATTCATTCTTTTGAAAGAATTGTCAAGCGCACAATACGCGAGAACCGTTTAATTGACAAAAAAAAACATATCGCCGTGGGACTGTCAGGAGGGAAGGACTCCTGCGCGCTTCTGTACATTCTTCATTCAATCACAAAAGACCGCCCGAATATCAAATTGTCTGCAATTCTTATAAACGAAGGCATCAAAGGATACCGCACAGAAAAGCATGCAAAAGCGATTTGCAAAAAGTTCAAAGTCCCGCTTCATATCGCTTACTTCAAAAAAGAGTGGGGAAAGACGCTTGATGAATTAATGAAACGGGAAAAGAAAAACAATGCTTCAGATAACCTTAAGGCATGCACATACTGCGGAACAATGCGCAGGTTTCTGATAAATAAAACCGCGCGCGAAATAGGCGCAGATACTGTTGCAATCGGGCACAATCTTGACGATGAGGCGCAGGCGATAATGGCGAATTACATACGCGGCGATTTGCTGCGCGGCGTCAGGCTTGGCGCGAATGCGTTTTCAATCCAGGATTCGCGGTTCATTCCCCGTATTAAGCCACTGCGCGAAGTGCTTGAAAAGGAGGTCGCGGTTTACGCAATACTTAAGGGCTTTAATGCTGATTTTGGTGAATGCCCTTATGCTGAGCAAAGCTTTCGTTGGGATGTAAGAAATATTCTCAATAACCTTGAAACCAAATACCCCGGAACAAAATATTCTGTTTTGCGCACGTTTGACCGGATAAAGCCCGCTCTTGAGGCGACAACAAAGACAACTGCGGGAATAGGCACATGCAAGATATGCGGCGAGCCTGCGTCAAATGATGTCTGCAAAGTGTGCGAACTGATTGCCCGAGCATAG
- the argS gene encoding arginine--tRNA ligase — MPEKKGQYARETFKNEVAALLKDAGVFAERLENPPKGVDADISFPCFALAKEQKKNPMQIAKEIAEKIKIPKKSLIKKAEASGPYINFYADWAAIGQELLNIDNHYGQSGFGKKEKVMVEFSEPNPNKPMHIGHARNTFLGDSISRIMSAAGFNVLRVNYYNDSGIHIAKTVLGYMKWGAGKIPDKIMPSTDGKLLGTPIPKKPDRFIGEFYTKFNTAATDNPELEKEARELLKKIESGDKETIALWKKVKGWCIEGFDMTYKRLGIKFDTIFFESDFEKPGRVVVQKAIEKGIAFKDINGETVAKLKDYGMPNCIILRSDGTTLYATKDLALAAHKFEKYHVKKSIYVVGAEQEQYFQQLFKMLELLGYENAKNMHHVKNGLVMLPEGKMSSRKGLVVFLDDTIDELKEYVAEIIEKSHPQLAKKENAAEKVGIGALKFALIKTSSDKTILFNKEEVAQFDGDTGPYVQYTYARASSILRSGHAGKKPDATLLKEPDEVALLKKISEFPEAIIKSAQSYQPHLVTVYLLELTHLFNAFYQKVPVLKAENEELKNARLHLVSAVRQTIGNGLELLGIDALEEM, encoded by the coding sequence ATGCCAGAAAAGAAAGGCCAATACGCGCGCGAAACATTCAAAAACGAAGTAGCTGCGCTTCTAAAGGATGCGGGAGTTTTTGCAGAGCGCCTTGAGAACCCACCAAAAGGCGTTGACGCCGACATTTCTTTTCCGTGCTTTGCGCTTGCAAAAGAGCAAAAGAAAAATCCGATGCAGATTGCGAAAGAGATTGCGGAGAAAATAAAAATTCCAAAAAAATCGCTGATAAAAAAAGCCGAAGCATCAGGGCCATACATTAATTTTTATGCTGATTGGGCAGCAATAGGACAGGAGCTTTTGAATATTGACAATCATTATGGACAAAGCGGATTCGGCAAAAAGGAAAAAGTCATGGTCGAATTTTCAGAGCCGAACCCGAACAAACCGATGCATATTGGCCACGCAAGAAACACATTTCTTGGCGACAGTATTTCGCGCATAATGTCTGCGGCAGGATTTAATGTCTTGCGCGTGAATTATTACAACGACAGCGGAATCCATATCGCAAAAACGGTTCTCGGATATATGAAATGGGGTGCTGGAAAAATCCCTGACAAGATCATGCCGTCTACGGACGGCAAGCTTTTGGGGACCCCAATCCCCAAAAAACCAGATAGGTTTATCGGCGAATTTTACACTAAATTCAATACCGCGGCAACAGACAATCCCGAGCTTGAGAAAGAGGCACGCGAGCTTCTTAAAAAAATTGAGTCGGGTGACAAAGAAACAATCGCATTATGGAAAAAAGTTAAAGGATGGTGCATTGAGGGCTTTGACATGACATATAAGCGCCTTGGAATAAAATTCGACACAATATTTTTTGAAAGCGATTTTGAAAAGCCGGGGCGCGTAGTTGTGCAAAAAGCCATTGAAAAAGGAATTGCGTTCAAGGACATTAACGGCGAAACTGTTGCAAAACTCAAGGATTATGGAATGCCTAACTGCATCATATTGCGCTCTGACGGAACAACACTTTATGCAACAAAAGACCTTGCACTTGCCGCACATAAATTCGAGAAATATCATGTAAAAAAGTCGATTTACGTAGTCGGTGCGGAACAGGAACAGTACTTCCAGCAACTTTTCAAGATGCTTGAGCTTTTGGGCTATGAAAATGCAAAAAACATGCATCACGTCAAGAACGGATTAGTCATGCTTCCGGAAGGAAAAATGTCATCCAGAAAAGGCCTTGTGGTGTTTCTTGATGACACAATAGACGAGCTTAAAGAATATGTTGCAGAAATCATAGAAAAAAGCCATCCGCAGCTTGCAAAAAAAGAAAACGCCGCAGAAAAGGTCGGAATCGGCGCGCTGAAGTTTGCGCTCATAAAGACATCTTCGGACAAAACAATACTTTTCAACAAAGAAGAAGTAGCCCAGTTTGACGGAGATACAGGCCCTTATGTGCAATACACGTATGCCCGCGCGTCATCGATTTTGAGGTCAGGACATGCAGGGAAAAAACCTGATGCAACACTATTGAAAGAGCCGGATGAAGTGGCGCTTCTTAAAAAGATTTCAGAATTCCCGGAGGCTATAATAAAGTCGGCGCAATCCTACCAGCCTCATTTGGTCACAGTTTATCTTCTTGAATTAACGCATCTTTTCAACGCATTTTACCAGAAAGTGCCTGTCTTAAAAGCAGAAAACGAGGAGCTAAAAAACGCGCGCCTTCATCTCGTTTCTGCAGTAAGGCAGACCATCGGCAACGGACTTGAGCTTCTTGGAATTGACGCGCTTGAAGAGATGTAA